A part of Sulfurimonas sp. HSL-1716 genomic DNA contains:
- a CDS encoding biotin/lipoyl-containing protein, translated as MAKKFIDIMDTTFRDGFQSVFGGRVLMDDFFPAVEAAKHAGITHFEFGGGARFQSLYFYLNEDAFKMMDRFREIVGPDANLQTLARGVNTVMLDTGSRELIDLHAKMFKKHGTTTIRNFDALNDVENLKYSGERISHHGLKHEVVVTMMDLPPGCFGAHDVAFYEKTLRDILDSGIPYDSICFKDASGTSSPKKVYETIKMARALVPEGTHLRLHTHETAGVSVAAYLAALDAGIDGIDMAASPVSGGTSQPDILTMLHATKGMDYDLGGLEIDKILSYEKEVERCLEDYFMPPEATMVSPLIPFSPMPGGALTANTQMMRDNNILDRYPEVIAAMREVVEKGGYGTSVTPVSQFYFQQALNNVMQGPWKAIAPGYGKMVLGYFGKTPVAPDPEVVKIASEKLHLEPTTEKALDLADADETKSLDHWIKRLELEGIETTEENIFIAAACQDKGITFLKGEAEVNVRKKSLMAAQEASQAKTTNNEGVKSMGTGTYTVVVDGQKFSVQIAEGDADIQVTAVNGESVSAPKNTAVPPSTNGTTIKALLPGAVWKIVANPGQSVAEGDVILILESMKMEIDVVAPKGGVVKSINVSVNDKVVEGQVVAVIG; from the coding sequence ATGGCAAAGAAATTTATTGATATCATGGATACCACATTCAGGGACGGGTTCCAATCCGTTTTCGGCGGCCGCGTGCTTATGGACGATTTTTTTCCGGCTGTGGAAGCAGCAAAACATGCCGGCATCACACATTTCGAGTTTGGCGGAGGGGCAAGATTTCAATCGCTGTATTTTTATCTGAATGAAGATGCATTCAAAATGATGGACAGATTCCGTGAAATTGTTGGACCGGATGCAAATCTTCAGACCCTTGCCCGCGGTGTAAATACCGTTATGCTCGATACGGGTTCCAGAGAACTGATCGATCTTCATGCAAAAATGTTTAAAAAGCACGGAACTACGACTATCCGTAACTTCGATGCGCTAAATGATGTTGAAAACCTTAAATATTCAGGCGAGAGAATATCCCACCACGGACTTAAACATGAAGTGGTCGTAACCATGATGGATCTTCCTCCGGGATGTTTTGGAGCTCATGACGTCGCCTTTTATGAAAAGACTCTCCGCGATATTCTAGACAGCGGTATCCCTTATGACAGTATCTGTTTTAAAGATGCCAGCGGAACTTCAAGCCCTAAAAAAGTGTATGAGACCATAAAAATGGCTCGTGCTTTGGTCCCTGAGGGAACCCATCTTCGTCTTCATACTCACGAAACCGCAGGTGTTTCGGTCGCTGCTTATCTGGCTGCGCTTGATGCCGGAATCGACGGTATCGACATGGCGGCTTCTCCTGTAAGCGGCGGAACGTCTCAACCCGATATCCTTACTATGCTGCACGCTACCAAAGGGATGGATTACGACCTCGGCGGTCTGGAGATCGATAAGATCCTTTCTTATGAAAAAGAGGTAGAACGCTGTTTGGAAGATTACTTTATGCCTCCCGAAGCTACTATGGTTTCTCCTCTTATCCCGTTCTCTCCTATGCCGGGCGGTGCACTTACTGCAAATACTCAGATGATGCGTGACAACAATATCTTGGACAGATATCCTGAGGTGATCGCAGCGATGCGCGAAGTCGTAGAAAAAGGCGGGTACGGTACATCTGTAACTCCTGTTTCACAGTTCTATTTCCAACAAGCGCTTAATAATGTTATGCAAGGTCCTTGGAAAGCTATCGCTCCGGGTTACGGAAAAATGGTTCTTGGATATTTCGGCAAGACTCCCGTCGCGCCGGATCCGGAAGTAGTCAAGATAGCTTCTGAAAAGCTGCATTTAGAGCCGACGACCGAAAAAGCTTTGGATCTGGCGGATGCGGACGAGACGAAATCTTTAGACCATTGGATTAAAAGACTTGAACTCGAAGGGATCGAGACGACTGAAGAAAACATCTTCATCGCAGCAGCCTGTCAGGATAAAGGGATCACTTTCCTTAAGGGTGAAGCCGAAGTAAACGTAAGAAAAAAATCATTAATGGCGGCACAAGAAGCAAGCCAAGCAAAAACAACAAATAACGAAGGAGTCAAAAGCATGGGTACAGGAACTTATACGGTAGTAGTAGACGGACAAAAATTCAGTGTTCAAATAGCAGAAGGTGATGCAGATATCCAAGTAACGGCGGTAAACGGTGAAAGTGTTTCTGCTCCGAAAAATACGGCCGTACCGCCATCGACCAATGGTACGACTATCAAAGCGCTTCTACCGGGTGCAGTTTGGAAAATAGTTGCTAATCCGGGACAAAGCGTTGCTGAAGGCGATGTTATTCTGATCCTTGAATCCATGAAAATGGAAATAGATGTAGTCGCTCCTAAAGGCGGAGTCGTAAAATCTATCAATGTAAGCGTAAACGACAAGGTAGTAGAAGGTCAAGTCGTAGCAGTAATAGGATAA
- a CDS encoding OadG family transporter subunit gives METNLVLEGTKFMFLGMGTVFVFLFIMIVATNIVSKVINRFFPEPVSIPKTETHEAHTQSAQDNKKIVAAITAAIMHHRRQG, from the coding sequence ATGGAGACAAATTTAGTTCTTGAAGGAACAAAGTTTATGTTTCTGGGTATGGGAACAGTTTTCGTATTTCTGTTTATTATGATCGTGGCGACGAACATCGTTTCTAAAGTCATAAACAGATTTTTTCCGGAACCTGTAAGCATACCTAAGACAGAGACACATGAGGCCCATACGCAGAGTGCGCAAGACAATAAAAAGATAGTCGCCGCCATTACGGCAGCTATTATGCATCATAGACGACAAGGATAG
- the ppa gene encoding inorganic diphosphatase has product MNLDKIGYGENPDKVKAIIEIPCGSNIKYEVEKESGAVVLDRVMHSAMYYPANYGFVNKTLSQDGDPADVLVLAEYPMQAGCVVNCRLVGVLIMEDESGIDEKLLAVPTSKIDPTFEEIQDLGDIPKHTLAKIKNFFETYKMLEPNKWVKVKGFEDKASATKILQDAINNYK; this is encoded by the coding sequence ATGAACTTAGATAAAATAGGTTACGGCGAAAACCCGGACAAAGTAAAAGCTATCATAGAGATCCCATGCGGTTCGAACATAAAATATGAAGTTGAAAAAGAGAGCGGTGCGGTAGTTCTTGACCGTGTTATGCATTCGGCTATGTATTATCCGGCAAACTACGGTTTTGTCAACAAAACTCTTTCTCAAGACGGCGATCCTGCCGACGTTTTAGTTCTTGCCGAGTATCCTATGCAGGCAGGTTGTGTCGTAAACTGCCGTTTGGTAGGAGTATTGATCATGGAGGATGAAAGCGGAATCGATGAAAAACTTCTTGCAGTTCCTACATCAAAGATCGATCCTACGTTTGAAGAGATACAAGATCTAGGCGATATCCCAAAACACACTTTGGCAAAGATCAAGAACTTCTTTGAAACATACAAGATGCTTGAACCGAACAAATGGGTAAAAGTAAAAGGTTTTGAAGACAAAGCAAGTGCGACGAAGATCCTTCAAGACGCAATAAACAACTATAAATAG